The Rhodanobacter sp. LX-99 genomic interval CTCGCGATGGCGGCGGCCGGCGTGATCATGCTGACCCACGTGCGTTTCGCCGGCACGGCCATCGGCTTCGCCTTCGCGTTCGCGAACTGCGCGCTGTTCATGCTGTATATCGTGCTCGGCCATCGCATCGCCAGGGACGGTGGCGGCAACGGCATCGACCGGCTGGCCGCGGCGATGCTGGTGGCGCTGCTGGTCGTGATGCCGCTGGGCTGGCGCGAGGCGGCGGTGGCCTTCACCCATCCCGGCCTGCTGGCCGCCGGCATCGGCGTGGGCGTGTCGTCGTCGGTGATCCCGTACGTGTGCGACCAGCTGGCGATGGCGCGGCTGCCGCGCGCCACGTTCGCGCTGATGCTGGCACTGCTGCCGGCCACCGCCTGCGCGATCGGCATCGTGGTGCTGCACCAGTTGCCGGGCCCGGCCGAGCTGGCCGGCATCGCCCTGGTCATCGCGGGCATCAACCTGCACCGGGCGGCGCCGCGCTGAACCTGCATCGACATCCGAACACTGAAGGAGAACCGCCATGGATTACATCAATCTCGGCAAATCCGGCCTCAAGGTCTCGCGGATCTGCCTGGGCTGCATGAGCTATTCGGTAACGCCCACCGACGAGAGGCCATGGACGCTGGACGAAGAGCACGGCCGGCCGTTCATCCGGCGAGCGCTCGAGCTGGGCATCAACTATTTCGACACGGCGAACATGTATTCGCGCGGCGGCAGCGAGCTGGTGCTGGGGCGCGCGCTGCGCGATTTCGCGCGGCGCGAGGAGGTGGTGATCGCCACCAAGGTGTTCTATCCGATGCGTGGCGACGCGAACGGCGGCGGCCTGTCGCGCAAGGCGATCATGACCGAGATCGACGCCAGCCTGCGGCGGCTCGGCACCGACTACGTCGACCTCTACCAGATCCACCGCTGGGACGCGGCCACGCCGATCGAGGAGACGCTGGAGGCGCTGCACGATGTGGTGAAGGCGGGCAAGGCCCGTTACATCGGTGCCTCGTCGATGATGGCGTGGCAGTTCGCCAAGGCGCTGTACACCGCCGACCTGCATGGCTGGACGCGTTTCGTGTCGATGCAGCCGCACTACAACCTGCTGTACCGCGAGGAGGAGCGCGAGATGCTGGCGCTGTGCGCGGACCAGGGCATCGGCGTGGTGCCGTGGAGCCCGCTGGCGCGCGGCCGGTTGGCGCGGGCGTGGGAGGACGAGCCGAGCACCGTGCGCGGTGGCTCCGATCCGTGGGGCGACGGCGTGTATGCCGCGAGCAAGGCGGCGGACAAGGCCGTGGTGGATCGCGTCGGCGAGGTCGCCGCGCGGCTCGGCGTGCCGCGCGCGCAGGTGGCGCTGGCGTGGCTGCTGCGCCAGCCGGTGGTTACCGCGCCGATCGTGGGCGCGACCAGGCCGCGTCATCTGGAAGAGGCGGTGGCGGCGCTGTCGGTCAGCTTGCCGCCGGCGGAAATCGCCGCGCTCGAGGCGCCGTACGCACCGCACGCCGTCGCCGGCATCGACTGATCAGGGCAGGCGCTCGACCGGGACGCCCAGCAACTCCAGTCGCGCCTGCACGCTGTCCGGCCCGGCCAGGTGCGCGGCGCCCACGGCGATGAAGACGGTGCCCGGTTGCTGCAGCATCGCGGCGATCTTCGTCGCCCAGGCCTGGTTGCGCTGCACCAGCAGCCGTTGGTAGAGCTTCGGCTCGCGCTGGCGCATGTCGTCGTTGCCGATGCGGGCGATGCTGTCCACGTCGCCGGCCTTCCAGGCGTCGATCAGCTCGGTGAGCTGGAATGCGCCCTTGTCCGCGTCGCGCATGGTCGAGCGCAGCAGGGCCAGCTCGATCGCGCGCGGCATGTCGGCGAGAAAGCGGATCTGCTGTTCGGCGGTCTCCAATCCCAGCACCTGCTTGCCGGCAGCGCTCATCTGCCCCTTCAACTGCTTGTCCACGCCATGTTCCGGGTCGAGCCCGGCCTTCAGCAGCGGCGTCACCGCCAGCGTCAGCGCGGCCAGCCACGGACGCATCACGTTCAGCGTCTGCATGCCGCCGGGCACGCCGACCTTGTTCGCCAGCAGGCCCAGCCGATGCGCCTCCGACTGGCTGAGCTGGCTGGACAACGGATGCGTCGCATCCATCCCGTAGCGCAGCACTAGCGCCGCCATGTTCGCCGGGTCGTCGTCGGTCAGCTCGATGTACAGCGTCCGGCTGTCCGCCATCGCCCGGTCCAGCTCGGGGGAATGCCAGCTGGCGTCGCTCGGCATCAGGTGCACCGTGCCGAACAGGTAGATCGTGGTGTCGGCGTCCTTCACCACCCACAAGGCGGGTTTCGCCAGCGCCGGGGCGCAGACGAGCAGCAGGGCGAGGCAGGCGAGCAGGCGCAGGGTGATCGAAGGCTTCATGCCGCGAGTGTCGCGGCAGGTCGTGGCCAGTTCAATCCCGGCGAGATGGCAATGGCGTGGGCCGTTGGTCTGTGGAACCGCGATGTCGGGGTGGCGCAGGTGCCGACCGACCCCGGGAACCTCGCCATCGGGGCCCGGCCGGTCCCCGCCGACCTCGGCAACCTCGGCGCCGGGGTTGCGCACCTCCCCGCCGACACCCGGAATCTCGGCGTCGGAGTTGTGTGCGTCCCCGTTGACATTTGGAACCTCGGCGTCGAGGTTGCGCACGTCCCCGCCGATATCCGGAGTCTCGGCATCGGGGTTCGGCACGTCCCGGCCGGGCTTCGCCACCCCGACGCCGGGCTTCGCTACCTCCTTGCCGGGTGCATCGAGGTCAGTCGCCCGAACGCCAGCGTGGCGGTTCGCCCTTCAGCCAGCACACGGCCGTCAGGCCGAGGGTAAGCAACACCAGGCTGATCGCGAACATGACGGGGTCGGCCGCTGGCCATAGGAAACGAAAGACCAGCGCAACGCATCCCGCGTAGATGGCCAGGCAAACCCAGCCCTGCCACCGAACCGGCAGGCCCCAACCCCAGCCATAGCGCTTGGCCGGAAACCAATACTTGTTCTGGCTATCCATTTCGGTTCCTTGTGGTGAGTGCGTGGTGCCTGCGTCTGCGGTCGATTGATTTCTTCCGTCCCCATATCTCTTACAGGCCAAGCAGCTTCCAGACCCAATAGACGCCGATGCCCATTTGCACGGCGAAGGCGGTGAAGCGGGCGTTGACGGCGATGACGCTGGTCGAAGCCAGATGGATGCCGGACTGGACGATTCTGGCGCCCAGCAACCAGGGCGCCAGCGCGTCCGTGACTTCCGCCCGGCCCGTCGCGATGGCGACCAGCAGCAGGCCGCCGAAGACCGGCAGGCTCTCGATACAGTTCGCATGTGCGCGGGCGAGCCGCTGCATGAACGGCGAGATATTCGAGTTGTCGGGCTTGAACTCGTTCGAGCGCACGCGGCCGGTGACGACGAGGTAGCTGCGCAGCACCTCCATGACGACCAGCAGGAGCAGCGTCCAGGCAAGGAACAGGGTGAGTACCAGGGCTGAGATGGTCATGGCGCGGCCTGCGATTCTGGTGGCGTGGCGTGGAGGGATGGCGGCGGCCGGCTAGGTCGGGGTCTCGCTGGCCGGGGCATAGGCGCTGGCGCGCGTCAGGTCGAGCGGCCGCACCTCGCAGACCAGGCCGTAGGCCAGGCACGGGTTTTCCGCCGCGATGCGCGCCGCTTCCTCCAGGCTGTGCGCGCGGATGAACCAGTAACCGCCGACCACTTCCTTGGCCTCGGCAAACGGGCCGTCCGTGGCCGCCTGCCGCGACACCACCTTGCCCTCGCGGGCGAGCCGGTGTCCGGGCCCGATCCGGCCTTCGCCCACCAGCCGGTCGTACCACGCGTAGAACCGGTCGATCACGGTCTGGATCTGCTCCGGCGAGGCGTCCTTGTCCCATTGGCCACGGGAGAGCAGGAGGTAGTCAGAGGGTGAGGTTGGCTGGCTCATGGATGGCTTCCATTGGCTGGGCAGGGAAGGAGGCGTCGGAGCACGGGCGATGGCGGTTGATGGATACGGGGCGATTGATTTCCTCCGTACCCTTATTTGCTCGCGGGCGTATCCGCAACCAGGGTCACTGGCACCCCCGAGCGGACGGTATTGTGCACCTCGGCCACGGCATCGGTGTGCCGAAGCAGCTGTGCGATGGCGGACGGAGCAGTTGGGGATGTCACCTTGGCCCGATACCGGATATCGCTGGCCGCCAAGCCAACGCCAGGGAAGTCGGCCGTGGCTTCGACCTCGACCGCGGCCAAGCTGATACCCAGGCGAGACGCCTCTCGGTAAAGGTCATTGCAATAGCAAGTGGCCAAGGCAAGCAGCAGGAACTCGCCGCCATTGACGCCGGAACCCTGGCCGGAACTTTTGGGTGGAATGGCCAGGCTTTGACTGGCGCTGCCGGTGCGGACCGAGACGACGAACCCCGTTCCAGAGTTCCTGACGATCGCCGAGATCTCCACTGTCAGCCTCCGAGAATGCCCGTTGCGGGCGTGACGCTGGGGTTAAGCGGCGGCGAAGCCGTCCGCCTTGAACGAGATGTTAGACGTCATGGCACTTCGACTGGGCACACAGCTGGGCTTGCAACATATATTTTTGAGTTAACACGCATGACGTCGGCCCGGTACGCTTGGATGTTGTCGACAACCCCAGCCTCGACAACGGTGAGCAAATTGGTCTCTTTGCAAAGCTCCAACTCTACGTAAGAACCGCTTGGACCGCTGCTGCCTGCAAAAGTGACAAAGACCAGATGCCGATCGTGAGCAGCTATGGCAGATGAGACCAGCCCATGGGCAGCGTCCGTGTAGCCACTTTCATCCGGATGTTGCCGATTGAAAGCGCTCAGGTACGCACGAGAGAGATCAATTGCCAAGCGCTGATCGTAGTGAAACACATCAGCTGCGGAAGTACTGAAGCTGAGGAAAATCGCAAGGGCTGCAAGAAGGTTCTTCATGATGCCTAACGCTAGAGTTAAGCGGCGGCGTAGCCGTCCACCTTAAACGGGTGGTTAGGGCAGCTCGCGAATGCAATTTCGGCTTGAACGCATCGTTAGGCCTCACCTTACGAGAGCCAATAGCTCGTTTGGAATAGTGCTCATTACAACACCAACTGCAAGCCATGCTGCGCCGAGAGCAGCGAGGTGCAGCCCATCGGTAGAGGCAGCCTCAATCTTCAAATGTAGCTGCCGATCACCCTCAACTCTGCTATCTCTTTCGTTCCTAAGGTTTTGCTCAGATGCGCGTACATGCGCATCAAACTCAGATTCGGCCTGATCAACACGACTGCGGAGGCCGGCCAAATTCTGCTCCGCGGCTGCAAGGCGCGACTCTATTGTCGGTTCGGATCCTGGCCCCCTCCAAGCATAGCCCTTAGCGGAACTGGTTAGCCACAAGCTACTGGAGCAAGAAGCGGAGGCCACGTGGGGCCTTAACCCCGGTATCGATTTGAACCAAGTCCGAACCAGTTGTAGAAAGCTTGGCTTGCCAAACATACGGCGGGTATCCCGAATTCCGACAGCTGCTGCGCTGATTCCAAGCAGCTGCAGTACAAGCCCGCTGATTCGTACACTCGGCTCCGTTTGGACGTACAAGAGTGAGGCCAAAAGCGCTAGGGCAATGACCGAAGCGGTGAATATGACTAAGCGTGCGCGCATCAACCACGCTAGTGCACGAGAAGGCCAGCGCATAATGAGTGTAATGAAGTCTTCCATGTGAGGCCTAACGCTGGAGTTAAGCGGCGGCGAAGCCGTCCGCCTTGAACGATCTGTTAGGCAGGCGCACGCTCAATGCGAAGCCACGATTTGCACTAGCAGTATCTTTAGTAAGAAGAAAACTACGCCGCCAGCGACGAGCGGAAGAACGATTGACATAAACATGTTGCCAATGCGAGTGCTGAACGGATCTTCGATGTATCGCCACGCCAAATTGGAACACAGAACACCGGTGTAAATACTAAGCGCTAGGCCAAGGCCGATCCACACCACTCTTGCAGCCATGAAGTGGAATTTAACATCCGCGTACTGAAAGACCGCGATGACAGCGAGCCACTCTGCATACTGAAACAGGACGGGGACGCCGTGCATTACCTTGCGCGTAAAGTCGGGTGCCTGAACCACAGTCCCGTTCTTTGTTACTTTGTCGAGCTCCCCCGGGTTCGCCATCGCTTTAAAGGCCTAACGCTATGTAGATTTCAAAGTGCAGTGTAATCCTGCAACCTATCCCTGTCCGGTGCGCTTGGTGATGAGGGGCTGACTACGTTGAATCAATGGGTTGAGCTGCCTCAGGCAGCCTAATCCCGCAGTCTAACCCTGCGATGTTGAGCATCGGCGTTCGCCTCATTCGGCCTCTACTTTCCGCAGGAAGCCGGTCAGCCCTACAAAGTAGGTCTGCTGGTCGTCATACATCGCCATGTGGCTCCCCTTCGGGCACAGCAGGAACTGCCCGTGCGGCAGCTTCTTCGCCATGCCAGCCATGTACTTCGGGTCCATCGTGTCGTGCTGCGCGCCGATCACCAGGGTGGGGACGGTGATGCGGTGCAGGTCCTTGCTGCGGTCCCAGTTCAGCAGGCGGCCGCTGGCGCCCAGTTCGCTGGGGCCCTGCATCAAGGTGTAGATCTGCTGGTTGATGTGGCCGAACGAGCGGGTCACCGGCTCGGGCCATTGCGCCGAGGGCATGCGCAGTACGTGCTGCTCGTAGTGCATCGGGGTGAGGATGGCCATGTAGCGCGGGTCGTCGGTGCGGTGTTCGGCTTCGAGCTTCTGCACTTCGGCGAGCTGTTCCTGATCCATCGCCGGCATCAGCACCTTGTGCGCGTAGTCGTTGTAGGCGGGGATCGAGTCGACCATGTTGGAGATCACCAGGCACTTCAGGTGCTGCTGGTATTTCAGCGCGTATTCGATGGCGAGCACGCCGCCCCAGGAGTGGCCGAGCAGGCAGAAGTTGCCCTTGTCCAGGTGCAGCGCCTGGCGCACCTGTTCCACTTCGTCGACGTAGCGGTCGATGGTCCACAGCGACTTATCTTTCGGTTGATCGCTGTAGGCCGAACCGAGCTGGTCGTAGTAGTAGTACTCGATGCCGGCGCCCGGGAAGTAGCTGTCGAACGCTTCGAAGTATTCGTGGGTGGCGCCGGGGCCGCCGTGCAGCAGCAACACTTTCAGCTTCGGGTTGTTGCCCACGCGCTTGGTCCAGACGCGGAACGTGCCCCGGGGCGTGGCGATCGGGATCATCTTCACGCCGCCGGCGAGCACGTCGTCGCGGCCGCTGTTGTCGAAGTAGCCGGCGCCTGGTGCGGTGCGGGCGGGCGCGGTGACTGCTGCCAGCAAGAGCAGGCCGGCCAGGAAAATGGTGATGCGCGGTTTCATCGGGGCTCCCCTCGTGCGATGGCCCTCCGCACTATGCGGCGTGGCGGCCGCACGGGCAACTGCATCGCCGGTCGCTGCCGGCGGCCGACGGGCCCGTTGCCAGCCGTTCGGCGGTGAGCCCCAAAGCGCCTACAGGCCGGGGGCAAGTATCGCGAGGCTGCCGAGCGGAGCCTTTTCCTTGAAGCTGCAGATCACCACCGCGGTAGGCTTGCCGTGCGCCATCACCAGCGGCACGCGCAGGGTGACGGAATCCTTGTCGTCGGCGGCTACTTGCGCGGCATCGTGCGACTGCCAGGCGCCGTATTGCTGGATAAGCCCCTCGCGGGTCTGCTGCAGGTCGTCGGGCGTGCTCATCATGCGCAGGAACGCCGACATGTCGCGGGTGGTGGCGGCGTAGTCGCCTTGCTGCAGCGCCTCGAGCATGGCGACGGTCTTGCTTTTGCAGGCATCCGCCGCCGGCGATTGTGCCTGCGCGACGGTGATGCCGATGGTGGCGAGGAGAAAGCTGCTGATCAGTGCGCGCATGTTCTTGGCTCTGCTGGGTTGGTGATGGGCGGCAAGCACGCTCAGGCCTTGTCGGGGGTGAACGTCCAGCGGATCGTCATGGTGGCGGGGATGCCGCCTGCCGTGACCTTGCGTGTCCGCTGGCCGCTCTGCGGCCCCTTGCCTGACCAGTGCAGTTCGTCCAGCTCGATGTCGCGGATGGTGACCTGCTTCGTCGAGGCCTTGCCGTCGGCGTCCTTCGCCTGTTCGTCGACGCTCAGGCCCGGCAGGTCGAGCTTGAGGATCCGGGTGTCGCCGTTCCATTCGGCGCGGACGTTGGGCAGGTCGTCGATGGAACCGGTCGTGCAGTCGTCGTGCCCTTGGCCGCGGCGCTGCTCCGAGCCGGTGACGTAGTCGGAGTAGCCCTCGCCCACGTCCAGCGACCGGTAGCGCGAGGAGCCCTGCGTGACGGCATGCAGCGAGCAGCGGGGCTTCATCGGATCCAGCGCCCAGTGGCCGAGATCGTGGCGGGTGAGCTTGGGCGCCATCCTGTCCTTGGCGGTCCGGGCCATCTCGCGCTGGGCCGGCGACATGCTGGCGCCGGCTTTCATCATGGCTGCCGTCATGCAGTCCTCGTCGTCGCCGCAGGTGGCCATCGCCTGCTGGATGGCCGGCATCATGGCCTGCCGGAGGGGTTCGCCCTGCTTGATGATCTCCTGCGCGTTGTCCACGCTCGACCCGTAGCCCTGCTCACCCTTCAGGTGAAAGCTGCCGTCCAGGCGCTGGTGCACCGTCGCGTCGGCATAGGTGCCCGCCTTGGCGTTTTCCTTGTGCGTGTGGCCGGTGATCTCGATGCTGTAGACCAGCGTGGCGTAGTTGTCCTTGACCTCGTAGGGGCTGACATCGCCCGCCGTGCCCGGGGGCGACATGGCCAAGCCGATGGCCGCGGCGAGGCCGGCGACGAGGAAACGGCCGTGCCACCGCGGAGCGACTGTGCGAAGAGGGGTGTGCTGCTGAGTCATATCCGTAGGCCTGGTTGCGTCGAAGGGCGCGTCCGCGCTGTCGCGGACGCGCCTTATCGCAACCGAATGGCCCGGCGCATGCTTGACGTGTCCTTTAGGGACTCGTTACGGATACTCACTTTGCAGGCTGATCAATGGCTTGAGTGGTCGGTGCGCCGGGCGGCCGCTAGTGCGGGAAGCTGGTCGGGTCGAAGGGAATCGTGACCAGCGCATTGAGCGACACCTGGCGCATGGCGTCGAGGCGGGCCATGGCGCGTCGGCGGTTTTTTTCGTCGCCGCGGCGCGCCGACCACGTGCCGTACAACCGCAGCGTGTCGGCCGTGACGTCGGTGTCATCGAGTTTGAAATCGCCCAGCCGGGCCTGGGCCGCCGCATCGTCGTGGCTGGCCAGCGCCAGTTGCAGCGCGAACGCGTGCACCATGTCACGGGGCGCATGCGGGTCGTGCGCCGCCGCGTCCAGTGCAGCGTGCGCACCCTGGCGATCCCCGCCGGCAGCGGCTGCCAGCGCGTGCACCAACTGCTGTTGGTAACGGATGCCAGATGGATCGACGGCGTGCCCGGCAATCTCGTCCACGCGCCGGCGGATGCCGGCCATGGCAGCAGGGTCGGCCGCTATCGCCACGAACGCCTCGATCAGCAGTTTCTCGGTGGCGTCGTCGGGGTCCTGCGCCGGGTCGAGCAGCGCGCTGGCCTTGCGGCTGTCGAGTAGTGCCGCAGCGCTGTCGCCGCCGAAATATTCGCCGCCGGCGCGCAGGTCGAGCAAGCGGGCCTGCATGTAGCGGTTGTCCTGCGCGGCGGCCAGTTGCACGCTGGCGTCGACGACCGGACTGATCTCGCGGTACACGCCGGTATCGTAGAGCAGGCTGGCCAGCAGGTTGCCGGCGGCTACCTGCAAGGTGCCATCGTGTTGCCGGCCGGCCCGGTTCCAAGTGCGGACCAGCAGCGGCAGCGCTTCCGGCGTCCGCCAGTTGGATGACAGCGCGTAGGCGAGGTTGAAGCTGGCGATGTTGCTGCCGCGCGCGTTGCCGAGCGCTTCGTCGGCGTCCAGTTCGGCGCGGGCGGCGGTGATGCCGGCGGCGGCGTCGCCTTTCGCGTTGGCGATGTACGCCATGGCGTTGTGGAGTTCTGGCTGCAGCGCGCGGATCGGTGTCTTTTCGATCAGTGCGCGCGCCTGCTCATACTGTTGTCGCGCGAGGCCGGTGTGCGCGGTGCGTGCGTTGATCCTGGCCGCCGACAGCAGCACGCTGGCAGTGATGCGCGGATCGCCAGCGGCCCTGGCCGCGTTCAGCGCCTGCGTGGCGAGGGTCAGTGCCTGAGCATCCTGGTGCCGGTGGTCGGCCTGGCCGAGCTGGTCGTCCAGTATTCGCGCCACCATGTGGCCCCGGCCCTGGCGGCGGGCGTCCGCCAGCAGCGCAGCGTAGCCGGCGTCGGCATCGTGTTGCTGATCGGTGTCCGCCTGTGCACGGGCCAGCAGGTAGCGGGCCTGCAACAGTTCGGGTTGACCCTTGGTCACCAACACGAAGTATGGCCGCGCACCCAGCCAGTCGCCGTGCATCGCCAGATCGATGCCGCGGGCGAAGGTTTCCGCAAGGTAGGCGTCTCGCGGCCGTTCGTTGAACGGCGAGGTTGCCGGGAGATCCAACGCCAGCGCGCGGCGCAGTTGCGACACGGCGTTGACACCGAGCGTGCCTGGGGAACTGCCGCTGAGGACGAGGTCGGAGCCGTGGCCCTGTCCGGGGTCGAGGTGCAGGGTCAGTTCGTAGATGTCGCCGGGCAGCTTGGCCAGCCTGCCCCCGACCAGGATGTCGGCGCCGGTGACATAGCGGGTGTGCTCGGCTTGGCTGCGGCCCTTGGGCGGAGTGAAGCCCCACACCCGTGCCACCTGCAGCGGGTCGATCACGTTCAGGTCGGGACTGTCGCCCAGCAAGCCGGCGATCAGGCCGGGCAGGCCGCGCACGGTCCAGTTCAGCGCCGCATTGCCGGTCGCGTTGTCGATCGGCAGCAGTGCCATGCGCCGTGGCGGCGGCACGGGCGGAGCCCAGCCGCGCGGGACGATCCACGCGCTCAGCGCGGCGATCAGGGCCAGGGCCGCGCCCGCACCGAGCCACCAGCGGCGGCGTGGTGCGGGCGTGGGCGCGGGTGGCGCCGCGTTGCCCGGTATCGGGATTCCAGCGGGAGCCGTGGAAGTTTCGGCGGCCGTTGATGGCGCGCCGCCGTCGGCCATGCCGATCGCCGCCACCCACTGCAAACCGCGGCCGTACACGGTGCGGATCACCGCCTGGCGTTCGCCGTCGTCGTCGAGCGCCCGCCGCGCCTTGTACAGCAGCTGGCTGAGCGCGGCGTCGGTGATCGGCCGGTTGCCCCACAGCGAGGTGATCACTTCCTGCTTGCCGAGTGCGCGCTCGCGGTTCTCGACCAGCAGCAGGATCAGGTCGAAAACCTTGGCCTCGATGTCGACCCGCTGCCCGTCGCGCAGCAGTCGCCGCGTGGCGGGCGAAATGGTGTGCGCCCCGCACCGGTAGTCGCCGGCGTGTCCGTCTTTCTGCATCTTCCCTCCGCCCGATCCCCTCGCCGCCACTGCGGCGCTCCGTGCTTCCCTGCCGCAAGCCCTGGAATATCTAGCACGAACGCGGCGCGGATGGTCAAGCCGCGGCAGCGGTTTCAGCGCGGCACGCGGTAGCCGCCGGGCACGCCGTGCGGGCTCAGGGTGATCTGCCACAGCTGGTCGCGGCGGCTGCGGAACACCGCGGCGGAGACGGCGAGGTAGTAGCGCCACATGCGCCGGAAGCGTTCGTCGTAGCTCGCCGGCAGGCTGGGCCAGGCGGCTTCCACGTTGGCGCGCCAGGCGGTCAGGGTGCGGTCGTAGTCGGCGCCGAAGTTGTGCCAGTCCTCGATCACGAACAGGTCTTCCAGCGCCACCGCGATCTGGCTGGCGGCGGGGATCATCGAGTTCGGGAAGATGTACTTCTCGATCCACGGGTCGGTCTGCGCCGGTGCGCTGTTGCTGCCGATGCAATGCAGCAGCGAGAGGCCGTCGTCCTTCAGGCAGCGGCGCACGGTTTCGAAATAGGCGCGGTAGTTCTTGCCGCCGACGTGTTCGAACATGCCCAGCGAGTACACCGCGTCGAAATGGTCCTCGACGTCGTGGTAGTCCTGCAGGCGGATCTCGATCGGCAGCCCGGCGCACAGTTCGCGCGCGTACTCGGCCTGCTCCTGCGACACGGTGATGCCGACGCCCTCGATGCCGTAGTGCTCGGCCGCGTACTTCAGCGCCTCGCCCCAGCCGCAGCCGATGTCGAGCACGCGCTGGCCGGTCTTCAGCTGCAGCTTGCGGCAGACCAGGTCGAGCTTGGCGGCCTGCGCGTCGTCGAGGTTGCCGGCCTTGGCCCAGTAGCCGCAGGAATACACCATGCGTTTGCCCAGCATGGCGTGGAACAGGTCGTTGCCGAGGTCGTAGTGGGCCTTGCCGATCTCGAACGCGCGCTCGCCGCGCTGCAGGTTGATGAAGCGCGCCTTGAGGTGGGCGAGCAGGGTGTCGAGCGTCTTCAGTTCCTGGTCCAGCCCGGCGGTGAGCAGGCGGGTGCACAGGCCGGGCAGATCGTCGGCGTCCCACCAGCCGTCCATGTAGGCTTCGCCCAGGCCCAGCGAGCCATGCGCGAACACGCGCGCGTACAGGCGCTCGTCGTGCACGTGCAGGTCGATCGGCGCATCGCCGTCGATATGGATGCCTGCCTGCTCGAGCAGTTCGCTGGCGCGGTTCTTCAGGTCGTCCTGGCTCATGCGTTGCCTCGCGATGCGCGGTTCGTGATGATCAATGCTTGCCGAGTACCGCGAAGCTTGCCGGCGAACGTGCATACGTCGCGTCGATGCCGGCGCTGCGCACCAGCTGCAGCAGCAGTTCGGCCTGTTCCTCGCGCAGCAGGAACTCGACCTTCACCGGCAGGTCGTCGGCGAGTTCGAAGAACTGTTCCTCGTGCAGCACGCCGTGCCGGCCGAAGCCGGCGATCGCGCGGAACACCGAACCGCCGCCCAGGCCGTGCGCCTTGGCCTGTTCCAGCAGCCACTCCGACAGCAGCATGCCGCCATGCTTCGCGCGCGAGTGGCAGTAGAAATACAGGTGCACGCCGTGTTGCAGGGTTTCCTGGTTCATGCGCTGCTCCCGGTTCAGTGGCGCAAGAGGCTGCGGGTGAGGGCGATGCCGAGCACGGTCATCGCCAGCGAGCCGATCACGTGCATCGCCACGTGGCCGCTGAACCACAGGTATTGCTGGCGCAGCAGCAGGGTGGCGGATTCGGCCGAGAAGGTGGAGAACGTGGTCAGCCCGCCGAGAAAGCCGGTGAACACGAACAGCCGCAGCGCCGGCGACAGTGCCTGGAAGTGATCGAACAGGCCCATCACGCAACCCATCAGCAGGCCGCCGGCGAGGTTCGCCGCCAGCGTGCCGAGCGGCAGGGTGGGGAAGACGGGATTGAGCAGTACGCCCAGCCCCCAGCGCAGCCAGCATCCCAGGGCGCCACCGACGCCGATCGCCACAAATCCGTTCCAGCCCACGTGCGTGCCTCCTGACAGTGAAAGTGTCCGGTCGCCGCGGCGGCAGGCACGCCTGCGCCGCCGGAAGCCGGGGGTGCAGGCATCATCAACTTCAACGCGGGGATCACGAGAAGCGGTTTGTCCCGGTGTGCGAGAGGGTTCCGGAACGGGAGGCATGCCATCTCCGAGGGGCCATCCTAGTCGATCCGGCGGCCCCGCCGTCAAGCGCCGCCGTCTATACTGCGCGACCCGTCGACATCCCCGTGCCGCCATGAACCCAGCACCTCGCACCGTGCGCCGCAGCCTGCCCTGGCTGCTGGCCGCGCTGTCGATGATCGGCCCGTTCTCGATCGATGCGGTGTTCCCGGCGTTCCCGCTGGTCGGTGTCCGCTTCCAGGTTGACGACGCGGCGCTGCAGCAACTGGTCAGCGTGTACCTGATCACCTATGCGGCGATGAGCCTGTTTCATGGCGCGATCTCCGACGCGATCGGGCGCAAGCCGGTGATCGTCGCCGGCATGCTGGTCTACGCGCTGGCCTCGGTGGGCGCGGC includes:
- a CDS encoding EamA family transporter produces the protein MKNESDSTTIEPPSPPLAAGERVPPSLYFVVGAIFHYLGPAFAVLLFAHVAPLGVAWLRIASAALIFALWRRPWHYFAQQNAAVRWNIVALGAVLGGMNVCFYLAIDRLPLATVGAIEFLGPIALAWAGLHSRRNGVALAMAAAGVIMLTHVRFAGTAIGFAFAFANCALFMLYIVLGHRIARDGGGNGIDRLAAAMLVALLVVMPLGWREAAVAFTHPGLLAAGIGVGVSSSVIPYVCDQLAMARLPRATFALMLALLPATACAIGIVVLHQLPGPAELAGIALVIAGINLHRAAPR
- a CDS encoding aldo/keto reductase, which translates into the protein MDYINLGKSGLKVSRICLGCMSYSVTPTDERPWTLDEEHGRPFIRRALELGINYFDTANMYSRGGSELVLGRALRDFARREEVVIATKVFYPMRGDANGGGLSRKAIMTEIDASLRRLGTDYVDLYQIHRWDAATPIEETLEALHDVVKAGKARYIGASSMMAWQFAKALYTADLHGWTRFVSMQPHYNLLYREEEREMLALCADQGIGVVPWSPLARGRLARAWEDEPSTVRGGSDPWGDGVYAASKAADKAVVDRVGEVAARLGVPRAQVALAWLLRQPVVTAPIVGATRPRHLEEAVAALSVSLPPAEIAALEAPYAPHAVAGID
- a CDS encoding TraB/GumN family protein; this translates as MPNPDAETPDIGGDVRNLDAEVPNVNGDAHNSDAEIPGVGGEVRNPGAEVAEVGGDRPGPDGEVPGVGRHLRHPDIAVPQTNGPRHCHLAGIELATTCRDTRGMKPSITLRLLACLALLLVCAPALAKPALWVVKDADTTIYLFGTVHLMPSDASWHSPELDRAMADSRTLYIELTDDDPANMAALVLRYGMDATHPLSSQLSQSEAHRLGLLANKVGVPGGMQTLNVMRPWLAALTLAVTPLLKAGLDPEHGVDKQLKGQMSAAGKQVLGLETAEQQIRFLADMPRAIELALLRSTMRDADKGAFQLTELIDAWKAGDVDSIARIGNDDMRQREPKLYQRLLVQRNQAWATKIAAMLQQPGTVFIAVGAAHLAGPDSVQARLELLGVPVERLP
- a CDS encoding MAPEG family protein translates to MTISALVLTLFLAWTLLLLVVMEVLRSYLVVTGRVRSNEFKPDNSNISPFMQRLARAHANCIESLPVFGGLLLVAIATGRAEVTDALAPWLLGARIVQSGIHLASTSVIAVNARFTAFAVQMGIGVYWVWKLLGL
- a CDS encoding YciI family protein — translated: MSQPTSPSDYLLLSRGQWDKDASPEQIQTVIDRFYAWYDRLVGEGRIGPGHRLAREGKVVSRQAATDGPFAEAKEVVGGYWFIRAHSLEEAARIAAENPCLAYGLVCEVRPLDLTRASAYAPASETPT
- a CDS encoding OsmC family protein; amino-acid sequence: MEISAIVRNSGTGFVVSVRTGSASQSLAIPPKSSGQGSGVNGGEFLLLALATCYCNDLYREASRLGISLAAVEVEATADFPGVGLAASDIRYRAKVTSPTAPSAIAQLLRHTDAVAEVHNTVRSGVPVTLVADTPASK
- a CDS encoding proline iminopeptidase-family hydrolase, with translation MKPRITIFLAGLLLLAAVTAPARTAPGAGYFDNSGRDDVLAGGVKMIPIATPRGTFRVWTKRVGNNPKLKVLLLHGGPGATHEYFEAFDSYFPGAGIEYYYYDQLGSAYSDQPKDKSLWTIDRYVDEVEQVRQALHLDKGNFCLLGHSWGGVLAIEYALKYQQHLKCLVISNMVDSIPAYNDYAHKVLMPAMDQEQLAEVQKLEAEHRTDDPRYMAILTPMHYEQHVLRMPSAQWPEPVTRSFGHINQQIYTLMQGPSELGASGRLLNWDRSKDLHRITVPTLVIGAQHDTMDPKYMAGMAKKLPHGQFLLCPKGSHMAMYDDQQTYFVGLTGFLRKVEAE